DNA sequence from the Agromyces aureus genome:
TGGCGTTCTACCTGCAGCAGGTCTCGTGGACCGCGCTGTACCTCGGTCCTGTTCCGTGGCTCGCGCTCTCGGTGCTGGAGTCCGCATTCGTCGCGGGCGGCGCCGTGCTCATCACGCTCGCCTATCGCTGGATTCCCCGTGCGAGCGATGCTCGCTGGGCGCGCCTGATCGTGCTGCCGGCGCTCGTCGCGGGCCTCTGGTGCCTCCGGGAGGCCGCCACCGGCTCGATCCCGTACGGAGGGTTCCCCTGGGGCCGCGCGGCCCTCAGCCAGTCGGAGAGCCCGTTCGCCGACGTCGTCTCGTGGGTCGGCAGCACGGGGCTCGGGTTCGTCATGGTGTTTGTCGTCGCCGCGACGATCGAGTGGGTGCGCACGCGCGGGTGGCGCGACCTCCGCACGGCGATTCCGGTCGTCGCGGTCGCGCTCGTCGCGATGCTCGTACCCCAATGGCAGACGACGGATGCCGGCACGCTCCGCGTGGCCAGCGTGCAGGGCAACGGTCCGGCCGGCTACTTCGACGAACGCGCCCAGGGCGACATCCTCGCCTCGCAGCTCGAGGCGACCGAACCCGTGCTCGACGAGCCCGACCTCGACGTGCTGCTCTGGCCGGAGGGCGGGTCAGACCTCGATCCGCTGCGCTCCGATCGCGTCGCCGACATCTTCGACCGCCTGAGCGAGCAGATCGATGCGCCCGTGCTGCTGAACACCGTCACGGTCGAGGGCGACGACGAGGCGAGCGCCCGGTACTTCAACACGTCGATGCTGTGGCGTGCGGGGGAGGGGGCCGTCGCGACGTACGACAAGCGGCACCCGGTGCCGTTCGGAGAGTACATTCCCGACCGGGACTTCTGGTACGCCCTCGCACCCGACCTCATCGGACTCGTCCAGCGCGGCTACACGCCCGGAACGAATCCGCCCGTCTTCGATCTCGGCTCCGCGATCACGGGACTGGCCATCTGCTTCGACGTGATCTACGACGACCTCATCTGGGAGGGCGTCGACGACGGCGCCCAGGTCTTCATGTTCCAGACCAACAACGCCGACTTCGTCGGAACCGACGAGAACGAGCAGCAGCTCGCGATCGCCCGGCTTCGCGCGATCGAGACCGGCCGATCGGTCGTGAACATCTCGACCGTGGGCACGAGCCAGGTGATCGATCCGACCGGACGCACGATCGACGCGCTGCCCGCCGACGAGCCTGGCGCCATGGTGACGGATGTCGCGCTCCGCGACGGACGCACACCGTCCGTCGTGCTCGGGGCGGCCGTGCCGTGGATCCTCGTCGGCGGCGCCGCGCTCGGACTCGTCGCCGCGGGCCTGCTGGCCCGCCGCCGCGGGCGCGCTCGCCCCGGGCATCCCGCCTGAGGTCGCCGAGAACGCTCCCGGAAACCACGAACGCCGCCTCCAGTGGAGACGGCGTCGATGGATGAAGCGGTGCGACTATGCGCTCTGCTTCTGCCCGCGGCGTGCGCGCAGGAACGCGAGACGCTCCTCGAGCAGCTCTTCGAGCTCGGCGCGCGTACGGCGCTCGAGCAGCATGTCCCAGTGGGTTCGGGCCACCTTCTCGCCCGAACGATCGATCTCGACCGGCTTGGAGTCGACGAGGAGCACTGCCGAAGCACCGCAGTTGCGGCACTCCCACTCCTCGGGGGTCTCGGCTTCGGTCGAGAAGATCATGACCGTCTCGTGGTTGCATGCCTCGCAGCGGTACCTGTACTCCGCGCGGTCGGCGAAGATCACACCGTCTTCAGTCTGCAGGCTCTGAGCGCCGATGCGCATGCCTCGTAGGCTCCGGTCCGCCATGGCGTACTCCTCTCGATCCGTCTATAGGTATAAACGATCAAGCTGTGCGTTCCCCTTCCGGAGGCTGGGTGAATCCCGGGGAATTCTCAGTTTCGCTCCGCGACCAGCGCCACCGCGAGGTCGGCGCGGTCGCTCACCAGGCCGTCGACTCCCACGTCGAGCAGGCGTTCCATGTCGGTCGGGTCGTTCACCGTCCACACGTGCACCTCGGCGCCCGCGGCGTGCACGACGCGCACGAAACGGCGGGAGACGACGCGCACCGGCCCGAAGCGCTCGGGCACCTGCAGCGCGACCGCGCCGCGCAGCGCGCGTCGCACGAGCCCGGGGGAGCCGACCCACGTCGCGAGCAGCACGCCGATGACGCCAGCCTGACCGGTCGACGTCGCGACGCCGGGCAGCAGTTCGGCCAGACGTCGACGTCGGGCGTCGGAGAAGCTCGTCAGCAGCACGCGTTCGACGGACCCGGATGCGCGGATCACCTCGACGACCGGATCGACCGCCTCGGCGACCTTCACGTCGATGTTGAACCGGGCGTCGGGTAAGGCCTCGAGCGCCGCGGCGAGCGTGCAGAAGCGCTGCCCGGCGCCGAGCTCGATCTGCTCGAGGTCGGCGAGCGAGAGGTCGGCGACGACGGCCGAACGGCCCGCGACGCGATCGATGGTGTCGTCGTGGGCGATCACGACCACGCCGTCGCGCGTCAGCCGCACGTCGGTCTCGAGGTAGCCCGCGCCGACCGCGAGTGCGTGCTCGAACGCGAGCAGCGTGTTCTCGGGCGCCTCGACCGCGAGCCCTCGGTGTGCGAGGACGCGCGGTCGAGGCGGATCGAGGTAGCGGGAGGCCACCGCGGTCAGCTGCGGCCGAACGGCGCCGTTCCGGCGTCGCCGACGACCCCGGGGGTGCCGGCCGACGACGACCGGGCGCCCGCCGCGTCCGGAGCCGTGGGAGCAGGCGCCCCGGTCGGGGGCGTGAACGCCTTGCCGATGCCCTTCAGGGCCTCGGTGAGCTCGCTCGGGATGATCCACAGCTTGTTCGCCTGACCCTCGGCCAGCTGGGGCAGCATCTGCAGGTACTGGTAGCCGAGCAGCTTGGGGTCGGGGTCACCCTTGTGGATGGCGTCGAACACCGTGAGGATCGCCTCGGCCTCGCCCTGGGCGCGGAGCACCGCGGCCTTGGCATCGCCCTCGGCCTGGAGGATCGCGGCCTGCCGCTGCCCCTCGGCCGTGAGGATGGCGGACTGCTTGGTGCCCTCGGCGGTGAGGATCAGCGCGCGGCGGTCGCGCTCGGCCCTCATCTGCTTCTCCATCGAGTCCTGGATGGAGAGGGGCGGGTCGATGGCCTTGAGCTCGACGCGGGAGACGCGGATGCCCCACTTGCCCGTCGCCTCGTCGAGCACGACACGGAGCTGGCCGTTGATGTTGTCGCGGGAGGTGAGCGCCTCTTCGAGGTTCAGCCCGCCGACGACGTTTCGGAGCGTCGTGGTCGTGAGCTGCTCGACCGCGCCGAGGTAGTTCGCGATCTCGTAGGTCGCGGCGCGCGCATCGGTCACCTGGAAGTACACGACCGTGTCGATCGACACGACCAGGTTGTCTTCGGTGATCACCGGCTGCGGGGGGAAGGACACCACGGTCTCGCGCATGTCGACGAGCGGCCGCAGCCGGTCGATGAACGGGATGAGGAGGTTCAGACCCGGCATGAGCGTCTTGTGGTAGCGGCCGAGCCGCTCCACCACGCCCGCATACGCCTGCGGGATGATCCGGATCGATCGTGCGATCACGACGATCACGAAGATGACGATCGCGACGACGATGACCGTCGTGATCACCGATACGACATTCACTGGGGGGTGCTCCTCTCGAGCGGCACGACGACGGCCGTCGCACCGTCGATGCCCGTGACGAGCACACGCTCGCCGACCGCGACGTCGACCTGTTCGGTGATGGGGGAGAGGCGCGCCGTCCACACCTCGCCGTTCTGCAGGCGCACCTGGCCGCCGGCGGGGCTGACCGTGCGCACGACATTGCCGTCGACGCCGATGAGCGCGTCGATGTTGCTGCGGGCCGGGTCGGCGCCGCGTTGCAGGGCCCGCAGCAGCGACGGCCGCAGGGTCAGGATCAGCCCGACGGCGACGACCGCGGCGATCACGAACTGCGCCCACCACGGGATGCCGAAGAGCCCGGAGAGCAGGCCCGCGACGCTGCCGAGCGCGAGCATCAGGAACGTCATCTCGAGGGTGAACACCTCGATCGTGGCGAAGACGAGGATAAGCACCAACCAGGCGATCCACGCGTACTGGGTGAGCACATCCACTTCGTTCTCCTTCGCACGGGCCCCACTTCGAAACTAGCAGGGCGAGGGATGCCGCGGGGGAGTTGATATCCTCGGTGGGGCGCCACGCCGAGGACCGTCCGGTCCGATCCGACCTGCACGAGGAGTCCCGAACGTGACCAACCCACTCGCCCCTGGATCCCTGACCGGCAAGGTCGCCCTCGTGACGGGCTCGTCGCGCGGAATCGGCGCCGACACCGCTCGCTACCTCGCCGAGGCCGGCGCGGCCGTCGTCGTGAACTACCGCAGCAAGGCGCCTCGCGCCGACAAGGTCGTCGCCGAGATCGAGGCGGCCGGCGGTCGAGCGATCGCCGTCGGAGCAGACCTCACCGACGCGGCATCCGTCACCGGGATGTTCGAGCGGGCCGTCGCCGCCTTCGGGCCCGTCGACGTGCTGGTGCTGAATGCCTCCGGCGGCATGGAGACCGGCATGGGCGAGGACTACGCCATGCGACTGAACCGCGACGCGCAGGTCAACGTCGTCGACAACGCCCTGCCGCACCTCGCCGAGGGCGCCCGCATCGTGTTCGTCACGAGCCACCAGGCGCACTTCATCCGCACGACGCCGACCATGCCCGAGTACGTGCCCGTCGCGCTGTCCAAGCGCGCCGGCGAAGACGCGCTCCGCGCCAAGCTGCCCGAACTCTCGGCCGCGGGCGTCGAGTTCGTCGTCGTGTCGGGCGACATGATCGAGGGCACCATCACGGCGACCCTGCTGGAGCGTGCGAACCCGGGTGCGATCGCCGCACGCAAGTCCGACGCCGGCCGGCTGTACAACGTGTCCGAGTTCGCCGCCGAGGTCGCGGCCGCCGCGGTCGACCCGGTGCCGGCCGACAACACGCGCTACGTCGGCGACACGTCGGGCTTCGCACCCGAGGCGTGAGCTGCGCGGCCCGGGCACCTGCCTCGACGCCGCACGAACCAACGGCTGAGGGCCGGTCGGATGCTCCGACCGGCCCTCAGCCGTTCCGTTGCCGGATGCGCGCGGTCGCGGCATCCGTTCACCGATGGGTCAGACCTTCGCGCCCTTGCCGAACGTGAACGCGCGCACGATCTGCACGATGCCGAGGATGATCAGGCTGATGCCGGTGATCACGAAGAGGATGACCGTGCCCCAGATCGGCGAGAAGAGCAGCACGATGCCGGCGATGAGGCTCAGGATGCCGAAGAAGACCGCCCAGCCACGCGACGGCGCATCGCCCGACTGCACGAGCGCGACGACGCCCTCGACGATCCACACGACGCCGACGATGACGCCGAGGAGCACGGCGAGCACGGTCGCGGTCGCGGCGATGTTCGCGAACGCGATGATCGCACCGACCACGAACACGAGGCCGAGGATGATGTCGAGTGCTCTCGCACCGCCCGAGATGCCCTTCGAGAAGATGCCGAGGCCGACGTAGGCGAGGCCGGCGATGATGAGGTAGATCGCCAGCAGCACCGTGAGCACGGCAACGGCGTCCTTCGGCCAGAAGGTGATGAACACGCCGATGATGAGGGCGATCGCGCCCGAGACGCCGAGCGTCGTGCGCACCGTGTTGATGGCCGACTTCGACAGGTTCTCGGAGTTGAGGGAGAATGCCGCGAAGACCGCGGGCTGCTGTGGCGACGACATGAGGGTGTCCTTTCGTGGACGACAGTTGAGGCACGCTCAGCGTATTCCCAGACGCACCGACGGCGGCGGAAGTGACGGCGAGTCTCGTCGATTGACGCCCGGTGACGGTTCGGAACCGGGTCGCCGCGACCTCCGCAGCCCCCGCGCGCTGTGACAGGATCGACCCGTGACCGTCGACCCCGGGGGAGACCAGCGACTGCGCGACCTCGCACTGCTGCGACGCGCGCGCGATCGCATCGACCGCGAGTACGCGAAGCCGCTGAACGTCGAGGAGCTCGCCCAGGGCGTCAACATGTCGGCCGGGCACTTCAGCCGCCAGTTCAAGGCCGCCTATGGCGAATCCGTCTACAGCTACCTCATGACGCGTCGCATCGAGCGCGCGATGGCCCTGCTGCGACGTGGCGACCTGAGCGTCACCGAGGTGTGCTTCGAGGTCGGCTGCTCGTCGCTCGGCACCTTCAGCACCCGGTTCACCGAACTCGTCGGAGTGCCGCCGAGCGTCTACCGCCAGCAGCCCGACGGCATCTTCGAGGGTGTGCCCTCGGTGCTCGCGAAGCGCGTCGCGAGACCGGTCAGGAATCGAGAAGCCCGCACCGAGCACCGCAAGTAGCGTGGCGTCATGGACATCACGATTCAGTACACCTTCCTCCCGCACACGGATGCCGAGGAGTCGCTCGCGTTCTACCGCGACACCCTCGGCTTCGAGGTTCGCAAGGACGTCGGCTACGAGCAGATGCGGTGGATCACCGTCGGGCCGGTCGGCCAGCCCGAGACCTCCATCGTGCTCACTCCGCCGACGCCCGACCCCGGGACGACCGACGAGGAGCGGCGGACCGTCGCCGAGATGATGGCGAAGGGCACCTACGCGAGCATCGTGCTGTCGACGACCGATGTCGACGGCGCGTTCGAGCAGGTCGCCGCGAGCGGCGCCGAGGTCGCGCAGGAGCCGATCGACCAGCCCTACGGCGTGCGTGACTGCGCGTTCCGCGACCCCGCGGGCAACATGGTGCGCATCCAGCAGCCCGACTGAGCTGCCGTCAGCGCCGCTGCGGGCCGGCCTGGCGCCGCCGTCGCCGTCGCCGTCGCCGCAGATTCTGCTCAGGCCAGTGGCGCGCGACGTCGGCCCGTGCTGAGCTTGAGCAAGGCGACGACGTATCGGCACGATGCCTGAGTCGGGTTGGAGAACATGCAATCGACCGGCGCGCCGAGCTGGACGCAGTCGCCGGCGTCGAGTTCGTGGTTCTCCGCACCCTCGGCGAGGCGGAGGCGCCCGTCGAGCACCCAGACCTGCGGTTCGACGAAGAGGAACGCCTCCGCGGGGTAGCGGAGCTCTGCGCCCGGCGGCAGTTCGATCTCGACGAGTTCGAGGTTACGACTGCCCGCCGGGGAGAGGGCACGGCGCACGCTGCCCGTCTCAGGGTCGACCCATGCGGGCTGATCAGCTCTGCGCACGAGGCGCCCGCCGTCCTCGGCCCTGGCGATGAGCCCCGACAGTGTCAGGCCGAGCGCGGTTGCGATCCTGCCGAGAAGCGCCGCCGTCGGCTGCGCGTCTCCGCGCTCGACCTTGGCGATCATCGCGCGCGAGACGCCCGACGCCTCGGCGAGAGCTGCGACGCTGAACCCGAGTTCGGACCGCGCGGCCTGGACGGTCGAGGCGAGCGCCCCGCCCAGGTCGTCGTCGGGCCTGGCCCGATCGTCCGTCGGCTCGTCCTGCGCATCGGGATCGGAATTATGTGTGAACATAATGTGCATTATATGCCACTATATTAGCTGCTCATGTAAAAGAATCACGGCGGCACCGCGCGTCGAACGGCCACCAGCTCGTCGAAGACGGCTCTCGATCGCGGGGGAGTGGGGAGGCGCCGGATCCGCTCGGATTCACCCCCGAGCATGCTGCCGCGCCCTGATGCGACGCGGTGCGGGTGCGGGATCTCGCCAGGATCGTCGAACTGAGCACGGGAGTCCGCTGCATTGTGGCCACGACGACGCAGAGAAGCATTATGGAACTGAACGTGTTCATCGTCGGATTGCAGCGATCCGATCGCGGCGGCACATACGGCGAATGTCGGCCGTCGTTTCTGAACTTCTCGGCTCGGGGTGCACATTATGTCCGCGACGGAAGATCACTCAGGGGCACGCGCGAAGCGGGGTTGCGCCGCAGTGCACGTCCTGAATCCAGGCCTGACTCCTGATCACCCAACGCAGACGCTTGCCCTGCATCAGTTGACACCGGGATGGTCGAACACGTGTGAGCATCGGCGGACATCAACGACAAGCTCGAGACGGAAAGTACCGCAGATCAGCATGGAATGCGTCCGCGGCCCGCTGGGCCTATCGCGCCGATAATGCACATTATGTCGGTTTGATTGGCGGGGGCACTCTCCCATACTTCTCCATGCACCCTCCTCTCTAGTGGCCGCAGAACCCGAGCCGGCAACGCACGTCACCCGAGATACGAGGGCTCAGGCGTGGATCACCACGGCGCATCCCCGAGCCGGCTTCCACAGTGCATAGACTTCGATCTATGAATCAGCCGGACGCGCTCATCGCCGATCCGACCTCGACGACGGCGCTCATCACCGAACCCACGCGCGCTCGGCTTCTGAGGTTGCTCCTGACGAACCCGGACGGACGCTCGACCGTGACGGTGCTGGCCGGCGAGCTCGCCCTGCGCCAGCCGACCGTCACGCACCACGCGAAGCTGCTGACCGAGGCGGGCGTGCTCGCCCGACGACCCGAGGGCCGTCGGGTCTGGTACTCGATCGTGTCGGATCAACGCGATCGAGTCGCCGACCTGCTCGACACCGATGCGGTCATTCCCCCGAGCGACGCCGTGTTCGACCGGATCGCCGACGACCTCTCCGTGCGCTTCGCGGGACGGTTCGGGCGGGAGACCATCGAGCGCACGATGGTCGAGAGTCGCGAACTGCTCGAGCGCGCCGGCACGTCGACGCACCTCGCGTCGCGCACCGCCGAGTTCACCGCCCAGCGCCTCGCGGCGGTCGCAGCGGGGCGATCGGATGCAGCGGGCGTGCCCGAAGTGCTCTTCGTCTGCGTGCGCAACGCCGGAAGATCGCAGATGGCTGCAGCACTGCTCCGGCGACTCGCCGGCGATCGGCTCCGCGTGCGCTCGGCCGGATCCGCGCCCTCCGACCACATCTCCCCCGTCATCGCGAACGCCCTCGACGAACTCGGCGCGTCGATCGGAGACGAGTTCCCGAAGGCGCTCACCGACGACGTCGTGCGCGCCGCCGACGTCGTCGTCACGATGGGCTGCGGCGACGCCTGCCCGGTCTATGCCGATACGCGATACCTGGACTGGGATCTCGCAGACCCGGCGGATCTCCCCCTCGAGCGCGTGCGGGTGATCCGCGACGACATCGATCGTCGCGTGCACGAACTGCTCGAGAGTCTCGTCGCGCGCGTGGGGTGAGTGTCAGCACGCGTCGGGCGCGGCATCCATTCATATAGATCGTGATCTATACTTCGAGGACTCCCCCGGACGAAAGGCCCCGAAATGCCCGAGAAGCCCACCGTCCTGTTCGTGTGCGTGCACAACGCCGGCCGGTCCCAGATGGCCGCCGGATACCTCCGGGCGCTCGGCGGCGACCGCATCGAGGTGCGATCGGCCGGATCCGAGCCGAAAGACGAGATCAACCCCGTCGCCGTCGCTGCGATGGCCGAGCAGGGCATCGACATCACGAACCACACGCCGAAGATCCTCACCACCGAGGCGGTTCGCGACTCCGACGTCGTGATCACGATGGGCTGCGGCGACGCGTGCCCGATCTTCCCCGGCAAGCGCTACGAGGACTGGCAGCTCGACGACCCCGCCGGCCTCGGCCTCGCGGCGGTGCGCCCGATCCGCGACGAGATCCGCGCGCGCGTCGAGTCGCTCCTCGCCGAACTGCTCCCCCAAGGGCCGCTCGGCTGACGGATTGCGTCACGCCGACGCGTCGCCCGCATCGCGGCTCCCGGAGGCCTCGTGTTCGTCTTCGTCTTCGTCTTCGTCGAGGAGCATCCCGATCGGCGTCGCGCATGTGTCGCCGCGCCAGGCTTCGACGCCCTCCCGCACGGCGAACACGGCGATCACGAGCGCGGCGAGCGAGTCCGCCCACGCCCAGCCGAGCAGCGAGTTCAGCACGAGTCCGATGAGCACCGCGGCCGAGAGGTAGGTGCAGATCAAGGTCTGCCTGCTGTCGGCGACGGCTGTGGCGGATCCGAGTTCTCGACCGGTTCGACGTTCGATCCACGACAGGACGGGCATCACGACCACGCTCAGCGCCGTGATCGCGAGTCCTACCGCGGTGTGCTCCGCTTCGGGCATCGCTCCGGCGATCGTCAGCACGGCCGTGATGCCCACGTACGCGGCGAGGGCGAAGAACGAGAACGCGATGACCCGCAGGGTCGGCTTCTCGTATCGCTCAGGATCGGCGCGCGTGAACTGCCACGCGACCGCCGCCGCGGAAAGCACCTCGACGAGCGAATCGAGGCCGAAACCGAGCAGTGCGGCCGACGAGGCGACGGCACCCGCCGCGATCGCGACCGCAGCCTCGATCAGGTTGTAGACGATCGTGAAGCCGACGATCCATCGGATGCGCTGCTGCAGGACGGCCCGACGCTCGCCGGACAGGCGGAGGCTCATGCCGGGGAGCCGCAGCAGCTCGACTCGGCGACGAGGTCGGTCGAGCACACGCCGGTGGACGGCAGCCTGAGTTCGACCCGCGTCGCCGCGGCGAGGTCCCCGGCGAGCCACGCCACGACGGAGCGCACCTGCTCGTACCCCGTCGCGAGCAGGAACGTCGGCGCACGCCCGTACGATTTCATGCCGACGATGAAGAATCCGTGCTCCGGATGCCGCAGTTCGGCGATGCCGTGCGGCTCGACGGTGCCGCAGGAGTGCAGGTTGGGGTCGATGAGCGGGGCGAGTCGTCTCGGCGCCTCGACGACCTCGTCCAGGTCGAGGCGCACCTCGCGCAGGAGTGCGAGATTCGGCCGGAATCCCGTCGCATTCACGACCAGGTCGGTCGTATGGATCGCGACCTCTCCCCCGCGCCGGCCGAGGAGCTCGACGTGATCGCCCGCTCGCCGCGCCCGCAGGATCTCGAAGCCGTCGACGAACTCGATGTCGCCGTGGTGAACGGCCGTTTCGACGCGACCGCCGAGCCTCGCCCGGTCGGCGAGTTCGTCCCCGTCGGAGGACGAGACGCGCGCCGCCCGCGCGTTGCGGATCAGCCAGGCGACCCGCGTGCCGGGAGCCTCCGGGGCGAGCTGCACCAACCCCAGGAGGGTGTTCGCTGCGGAGTGCCCCGCGCCGACGACCGTCGTGCGCCGCCCGGCGAACGTCGCCCGGTCGCGGCCGAGTACATCCGGGAGCGCGGCGTGAACGTGTTCGGCGATCTCCTCGATGCCGAGCAGTCCGAGGCCGTTCGAACCGATCGGGTTCGGCGTACGGTAGGTGCCGGAGGCGTCGAGCACGGCACGCGCGTGCATCTCGTCGATCCCGTCGGCCGTCTTCATCCGCACGAGGAACGGCGTCGACGCACGGTTCGTCGTGCGCGTGCGATCCATGCCGTCGCGGCTGACCGCGAGCACCTCGACGCCGGTGCGGATCCTCGGAGCGATGACGCCGAGCTCGCTGAGCGGCACGAGGTACGTCGTGACGAGTTCCGACCCAGTCGGCGCTCGCTCCGGGTCGGGTTGCGCCCACCCGGTCGCCTCCAGCAGCCGTTGCGATGTGGGGTCGACGAGGTGCCTCCACGGCGAGAACAGGCGCGTGTGCCCCCATTCGCGAACGCTGTCGCCGACCCGCTCCCCCGCTTCCAGCACCACGAAGTCGATGCCGCGCTCGGCCAGGTTCGCGGCGGCGGCGAGCCCGATCGGGCCGGCGCCGATGACGACGACCGGCAACGACTCGAGGAGCTCGTTCGTCACCTGCCTGGTGGTCAGGTCGAGCAGGGTCACGGCGAACTCCTTGATATCGATGAACTTCGATGAACATGCTCAGTATTCGCCCATGCATTGAAGTCTGTCAATATCGACTACCATCGATGCATGGTCACCATGCTCGAGATCACCGATGTCAGCGCCGGCCGGAACGGCGACGCCAACGTGGGCGCCGTCGCCTGTTGCGCACCCCTCGTGCGGGAGCCCCTCGATGCCGATGCGGCCGAGCTGCTGGCCCGCAATATCAAGGCGCTCGCCGACCCGACCCGCCTGCGTCTGCTGTCGATCGTCGCGGCATCCGACGGAGGCGAAGCGTGCGTCTGCGATCTCACCGCCCCGGTCGGCCTCAGCCAGCCGACCGTGTCCCACCACCTGAAGATCCTGGCCGACGCCGGATTCCTCACCCGCTCGAAACGCGGCACCTGGGCGTACTACCGCCTCGTTCCCACCGCGCTCGACGACGTCGCGCGCGTGCTCGGCTCGGTCTGAGCCGAACACACGCTCCGCGCCGGGCTCTCACCAGGACGACCGGCCGGCGTCGAACCGTCGCCGCTCACGCGACCGGCGTGAACCCCCGCGCGACCTCGATCAGGATGCGCGTGCCGTAGCCCGTCGCGCCCTTCGAGCGCCATGCGTCGTCGGCGTCGCTCTGCATGGTTCCGGCGATGTCGAGATGCGCCCACGGCGTGTCCTCGACGAACTCCGCGAGGAACAGGGCCGCCGTGGCCGCCCCCGCCGAGGCGCCGCCGAGATTCGCGATGTCCGCGACATCCGAATCGAGCTGTTTGCGGTACTTGCGTTCGAGGGGCAGCTGCCAGGCGGGCTCGTCGGTCGCGTCGGCTGCGGCCTTGATTCGATCGACGAGTGGCTGGCTGGTGCCGAGCAGCGCTGCCGTCGACGGTCCGAGCGCCATGAGCGCCGCGCCGGTGAGCGTCGCGATGTCGATGATCGCGTCGACGCCGGCCTCGGTGGCGAGCACGAGCCCGTCCATCATCACGAGGCGGCCCTCGGCGTCGGTGTTCTTCACCTCGACGGTCTTGCCGCCCCGCGCAGTGAGTACGTCGCCGAGCTTGTACGCCGAGCCCGACGGCATGTTGTCGGTGCAGAGCAGCCACCCGGAGACGGCCGCGGTCGCGCCGAGGTCCCGCA
Encoded proteins:
- the lnt gene encoding apolipoprotein N-acyltransferase, whose product is MPVPRPLMPLWAALIVAIAGGLVYDLGFPGVSWWPLAFVGIAFALLSLIGRSAWAALLVGFAFGMAFYLQQVSWTALYLGPVPWLALSVLESAFVAGGAVLITLAYRWIPRASDARWARLIVLPALVAGLWCLREAATGSIPYGGFPWGRAALSQSESPFADVVSWVGSTGLGFVMVFVVAATIEWVRTRGWRDLRTAIPVVAVALVAMLVPQWQTTDAGTLRVASVQGNGPAGYFDERAQGDILASQLEATEPVLDEPDLDVLLWPEGGSDLDPLRSDRVADIFDRLSEQIDAPVLLNTVTVEGDDEASARYFNTSMLWRAGEGAVATYDKRHPVPFGEYIPDRDFWYALAPDLIGLVQRGYTPGTNPPVFDLGSAITGLAICFDVIYDDLIWEGVDDGAQVFMFQTNNADFVGTDENEQQLAIARLRAIETGRSVVNISTVGTSQVIDPTGRTIDALPADEPGAMVTDVALRDGRTPSVVLGAAVPWILVGGAALGLVAAGLLARRRGRARPGHPA
- a CDS encoding glycerophosphodiester phosphodiesterase; translated protein: MASRYLDPPRPRVLAHRGLAVEAPENTLLAFEHALAVGAGYLETDVRLTRDGVVVIAHDDTIDRVAGRSAVVADLSLADLEQIELGAGQRFCTLAAALEALPDARFNIDVKVAEAVDPVVEVIRASGSVERVLLTSFSDARRRRLAELLPGVATSTGQAGVIGVLLATWVGSPGLVRRALRGAVALQVPERFGPVRVVSRRFVRVVHAAGAEVHVWTVNDPTDMERLLDVGVDGLVSDRADLAVALVAERN
- a CDS encoding helix-turn-helix transcriptional regulator, with the protein product MTVDPGGDQRLRDLALLRRARDRIDREYAKPLNVEELAQGVNMSAGHFSRQFKAAYGESVYSYLMTRRIERAMALLRRGDLSVTEVCFEVGCSSLGTFSTRFTELVGVPPSVYRQQPDGIFEGVPSVLAKRVARPVRNREARTEHRK
- a CDS encoding VOC family protein — encoded protein: MDITIQYTFLPHTDAEESLAFYRDTLGFEVRKDVGYEQMRWITVGPVGQPETSIVLTPPTPDPGTTDEERRTVAEMMAKGTYASIVLSTTDVDGAFEQVAASGAEVAQEPIDQPYGVRDCAFRDPAGNMVRIQQPD
- a CDS encoding SDR family oxidoreductase; its protein translation is MTNPLAPGSLTGKVALVTGSSRGIGADTARYLAEAGAAVVVNYRSKAPRADKVVAEIEAAGGRAIAVGADLTDAASVTGMFERAVAAFGPVDVLVLNASGGMETGMGEDYAMRLNRDAQVNVVDNALPHLAEGARIVFVTSHQAHFIRTTPTMPEYVPVALSKRAGEDALRAKLPELSAAGVEFVVVSGDMIEGTITATLLERANPGAIAARKSDAGRLYNVSEFAAEVAAAAVDPVPADNTRYVGDTSGFAPEA
- a CDS encoding helix-turn-helix domain-containing protein, whose protein sequence is MHIMFTHNSDPDAQDEPTDDRARPDDDLGGALASTVQAARSELGFSVAALAEASGVSRAMIAKVERGDAQPTAALLGRIATALGLTLSGLIARAEDGGRLVRRADQPAWVDPETGSVRRALSPAGSRNLELVEIELPPGAELRYPAEAFLFVEPQVWVLDGRLRLAEGAENHELDAGDCVQLGAPVDCMFSNPTQASCRYVVALLKLSTGRRRAPLA
- a CDS encoding NfeD family protein; protein product: MDVLTQYAWIAWLVLILVFATIEVFTLEMTFLMLALGSVAGLLSGLFGIPWWAQFVIAAVVAVGLILTLRPSLLRALQRGADPARSNIDALIGVDGNVVRTVSPAGGQVRLQNGEVWTARLSPITEQVDVAVGERVLVTGIDGATAVVVPLERSTPQ
- a CDS encoding RNA polymerase-binding protein RbpA, whose translation is MADRSLRGMRIGAQSLQTEDGVIFADRAEYRYRCEACNHETVMIFSTEAETPEEWECRNCGASAVLLVDSKPVEIDRSGEKVARTHWDMLLERRTRAELEELLEERLAFLRARRGQKQSA
- a CDS encoding SPFH domain-containing protein — protein: MNVVSVITTVIVVAIVIFVIVVIARSIRIIPQAYAGVVERLGRYHKTLMPGLNLLIPFIDRLRPLVDMRETVVSFPPQPVITEDNLVVSIDTVVYFQVTDARAATYEIANYLGAVEQLTTTTLRNVVGGLNLEEALTSRDNINGQLRVVLDEATGKWGIRVSRVELKAIDPPLSIQDSMEKQMRAERDRRALILTAEGTKQSAILTAEGQRQAAILQAEGDAKAAVLRAQGEAEAILTVFDAIHKGDPDPKLLGYQYLQMLPQLAEGQANKLWIIPSELTEALKGIGKAFTPPTGAPAPTAPDAAGARSSSAGTPGVVGDAGTAPFGRS
- a CDS encoding HdeD family acid-resistance protein, which produces MSSPQQPAVFAAFSLNSENLSKSAINTVRTTLGVSGAIALIIGVFITFWPKDAVAVLTVLLAIYLIIAGLAYVGLGIFSKGISGGARALDIILGLVFVVGAIIAFANIAATATVLAVLLGVIVGVVWIVEGVVALVQSGDAPSRGWAVFFGILSLIAGIVLLFSPIWGTVILFVITGISLIILGIVQIVRAFTFGKGAKV